The Pelodiscus sinensis isolate JC-2024 chromosome 4, ASM4963464v1, whole genome shotgun sequence genomic sequence GAGCCggcttcgctgcaggctctgcagtacaaCTTTACACTGCAGAACCCGCAGCGTGAGGTGACAGCCGGctttctgggggtatgtctacactggagagttttttcggaaaaacgtcacttacgttcacactgcaatcgaaagaacagaggggtttttccaactttggtaaaactttttctatgaggaaaaagcctttttctacgaggaaaaaggcgtgtgtggacggggaaaagggaattcttttgcaagaagaggaaaaatcacaggtgccctggtggccactccgtccatagtaatcacagctgaaatgcgagagagcatccattcggtgtggacgctatctgttgaaaaatgcactttttcaatgctcttttgctgtgtagacgcctcttttggaagacgttttttcagaagatctcttccagaaaagcgtcttccgaaagaactcggcagtctagacatagcctggaagcAGGAGCCAACGTGTAACCGAAATGGAAACGGATGCTTCTCAGTTAACCGTTAAAACGGTTACCCCCTTACTGCCCTACTTCTATGCTTTTCCAATCTCAAATGACAGCAGTCGTTGACACACCCAGCTACCGTGTGGTACACCATGAAAAAAATCTGTCTCTGCGTAAACTTTCTAGATTCTCCAGCTAAATCCTTATTCTTGCAGGATGCCACAAAAAGCTTGAGCGCTGAAGCAAAGCTGTAAGCTCCTCCTGATCTCCAGGATGTGCTTTGTAGTCGTGATCATAAAACCAGTCGTCGTGTCTGGATGCAAAGGCCTTGATACGTCAGGCACCCAATCGGTCTGTGCGCACAATCCTGCATGAACAGGGCTAGAGAGTCTGATCTCTAACCTCCTGCCCATGCGCCCCAAAGGGCGGCAGTAAGCGTACAATGTCCATGCGCCTACGGGCACGGCAGAGGAAATCTGTCCTGAATGTCCATGAGCAGCGGAGTGCTGCAGAGCCGTACGTGCGTTGGTCCCCGTTATTCCTATTCGCGGTCTCCCAAGGCATGTATTCAAAGCCCTTTCTCTGGCTCACTGATCACGGTGTAGCTCGTGGCCACTGGGCTGGGAAAACGTAGCTATTTTTAAAACCGAGAATTGATGTTGCTTtatagcagggatgggcaataatttttgatggaggggccactcccaagaatttggaaaatggTCGAGGGCCGCCCACGTCCATGATGATGGAGGAGCAAcggggtctgggacggaggttgggtgcagacgggagcttgggggaagcgagtggggtgcagggaggagtgtggggtctaggaggAAGATTGGGTGAAGGAGGCCGGCCAGATTATGCCTCGCTCTGTCTGAATTAAAGACAGACCAAATACAAACAGTTTGTTCCTCTTTGCAAAAGGGTATTTCGTGTAGAGAAGTGAACAGAGAAATGGCTGGACTCGGGGTAACAAGAGGCTCTGCTTGCCCAGGTTTTGAAGGCCGTTAACTAAACACAGTTATTTGATTTTGAAAACAAGCAGTCCCGTGACACTTTAGAGACAAACCAATATCTAGGCTCAAGAGTTTTCGTGggtcaaacccacttcctcaagcTCACCGACCTATATATTGGTTCGTTtttgggtgccacagaactaACACCACAACCTCTctgagccttttaaaaaaatcttcctagCGTCTGATGCATGGATCAGTAGCACGTCTCCTTTGGCCTGAAATGGAAACTCCAGATGTACACGATCGAGCTCGGTTAATTACAGGCTCTTGGTTCTTTTAGGCATGTGTTGCCTGCCAGCAGGGGGACAGAGGCTCAAGGGAAGGACCACAGCTGGTATGAAGAAGCTCTTGCAGACGATAATCCGGTTATAATTTATCTCCACGGCAGTGGAGGCAACAGGTGATGAACAGAAACCTGCAAATGTAGCATTAGTCTGATTTTGTCGGGTATAGTGTGTGGGTCGTAACTGACATCCGGGAtcacctgctgcaggcaggaatagtttggctcagggctgggcaagatgcggcccggCATCCGAATCCGGCCCGCGGACGGCATCTGGCGGCTTCCTATTTATAGCCTGTTGCCCGTGCCACTGACTTTCCAGGCTcaagcagcaggatcctatttaaatggctcccggcTCCCACTGGCGGTGCTACCCTAGCAGAGGCCGGAGCCGCGAACCTTTTAAATAGCCTCGGTGACACGGTAGCAGCAGGGCCGGGAGTCGCGAGCCCTTCgctgtgtttttacttcaaagcctccggccccagacaactctggcgAGAGGCtagtccccacccctgccccttccagggggtggAGCCGGCCCATGACCACGGAGAGCGCCACAAGTTCTAAAAACAACTTTTTGTTGTCAAAGAAGTGTCATGACTTCTATTCTGCCCTTTGCCTATAATCCGGTGCCCCCCCTAAAGAGGATGTGTTCTTAGAATCAATGAATCCTTGTTAAAGCtattttttcccccccaactcTCTTACAGGGCTTCTGGGCACAGAGTTTCCTTGATGAAGGTAGGTCAGACCAATTCAAGTGGGTATCGAAACTCTCACAGCCCagtgtctccagttctgggcaccacatttcaagaaagatttggagaaggtccagagaagagcaacaaaaatgatgaaaggtttagagaacatgagctaggagggaagactgaaagaactgagcttgtttagtttggaaaggagaagactgaggggggacatgagagcagctttcaagtatttcaaagggtgttacaaggaggagggagaaaacttgttctccttggcttctgaggataggacaagaagcaatgggcttaaactgcagcaagggaggtttaggttggatactgggaaaaacttccttcctgtcaggatggtgaaacactggaataagttgcctagggaggttgtggaatctccatcgctggagatatgtaagagcaggttggacagacacctggcagggatggtctagacggtgctgggtcctgctgtgagggcagaggactggacgagatgacctctcgaggtcccttccagtgctagaaTTCTGAGATTCTACGTGTGGGGTACAACAGCTGGTACAACAAGCGGCGTTCTGGGATATTTGCTGGCCTAGGAAGCGAGATGTCCCCAACCAAGATGGGTCGGGCTAAATCTTTCCAGCAAGCCCATTGCATGCATTGCGTGATGGCTAGCTGTAGGGCAAGTCGGTCCTAGCTCAGGGgggttcaaactttttttttctcgtgacccagttgaagaagatGGATGTCGCCACCCAATATAATTTGACtagatgtgggctctgggatggggtggaggaggagagctttgggctCTAGGAGGGGTtagggttcagggctggggcagaagggactTACTTTAACTGGCTCTCGGTCAACggtggggggctaaggcagcttcctgcctctcctggcagcaCACACCATGCTGCCctccagaagcagccggcagcaggttcccagccaatgggagtgtggagctagtgctcagggcacgggcagtgcacggagccctgcgctctccctgcccccccccccacctaggagTCGGGTCtgttgcagctgcttctggggcacagtatagtctgcagtgccaggacaggcagggagctgccttagccccccacactgctcacctgatcccttTGCAGCACCGAGACCCAGTGTCCAACATCTCTCCCCCCCACTGGGTCACCACCCATCGCTTGAAAACCGCTGCTCTAGCTGGTACCAATCCCTTCTTTTCATGGCGTGGGGCTGCTCCGCCGTGCGCTGGTTCTTCTAGCGCCCTCCGGTAGCTGTGCGCTTTGTGCAAGAAATACCTTGGCTGCCGTAGCCCGTCCCGTGCCGTGTAACGCCGCTTGATCTCTTAAACAGGCGCTGAGCGGTGCTGGCTTCCACATCCTGGCTCTCGACTACAGAGGTAAACGTCCACCCCAACCTGAGGCTGttccacaatttaaaaaaaaaaaattgttcccttGGTAACCTCCTCATCTGCTCACCCCAGGGTACGGGGACTCCACTGGCTACCCCAGTGAGACGGGATTCACCACAGACGCCCTGTTCCTCTATGACTGGGTAAAAGCCCGCAGCGGAAATAGCACCGTGGCCGTCTGGGGACATTCCTTGGGGAGCGGGTAAGTGGGGTGCTGGGGACGAGGGATGGAGAGTCTAGGGGTTGCGGGGAAGCATCCCGTCTATTGGCGTGTAGATGTGTGGGTGGCCAGACGCGTGTCGCTGCACTAGGGTGGGTTTTAACTGCAAACACGTAACGGGGAATCTCCCCTCAGCTCGGCTGTTGCTGGAACTCCCTTTGAATCGAGGCAAGCCATGCCGGATCCCGTTTCGCCCAGTGGGCCTTGTTTTTAGTAGGAACGTTTGTCTTTCTGGTCACACTTCTTtggtgagggtatggctagactgcggggTTTTTCGGGTTACCAacggtatcctgaaaaaactctgctgcgtccagggaacgcatctgctcttctgtgcgcaaaaaaaaaaaaaaaagagcggaagagcaaacacgctctttcaggaGCCCTTGTATTCCTCGtaccacaaggaagaagggggcttctgaaagaggttttttcccccgacatttggcccagtctagatgggccaaatgtcggaaaagcctcttccaacaaaagaattggGAAAAAGTACGCCAAATGCAGAGTGCATTTGGTGTACCTTTTCCTGACAAACacttagggctgcgtctagactggaatgatttttccggaaatgcttttaacggaaaagttttccgttaaaagcattttcggaaaagagcgtctagattggcacggacacttttccgcaaaagcacttttttgcgcaaaaaagccccgatcgccattttcgcgatcggggctttttggggaaaacgaatctgagctgtctacactggcccttttgtgcaaaaggacttttgcctgaacaggagcagcatagtatttccgcaagaagcactgatttcttacagtaggaagtcagtgcttttgcggaaattcaagcggccagtgtagacagctggcaagtttttccggaaaagcggctgattttccggaaaaactggccagtctagacacagccttgtagtcTAGCTGGACCCTGACTTCTAAGGCACTGAACTCCATCGCTTGCCTGAAGGAGGAATCCGGTCCTGGGCCAGACATCTGGAAGGATGCTAAAGTTGCGCCCACGTGTTAAGGGGTAAATGGGATGTTCTGAGTCAGCGATTCTCAACTGCTGAACCGAGACTGCTTGCTGCCAGGCCGGGGTTGGGTTACGCCGCTCCCTCCGCAGCTGTTGGGAAAGGCGTGTCCTGCCCCGCCGTttggccaggcaggggcagggtctcttcTCGGCCGTGGAAGAGCACTTTGCTACGCAGCAGGGGGTCATGCGGAGCCCAGCTTGGCAGCTGTAGAACAGCCGCAAGCTGGGCAGCAGCGctcggctgctggctgggaggcagcacaaggctaggtgagggggcggggcaggcacttCGGGGCTCCGGGGGTGAGGCTAgtgttggagtgggggggggggggactggttcTGGGGGTAGGGCTAGTAGGGAAGCTTTAAGGGTgtggggctctaagaggcagggggctgacattggGGCATCTGGGGTTGGGAGCAGACACTGTGGGGCCCGTagtggggaggctgtgggggcaggactggcactGTGGGGCCCTGGGGATTGGtctaatattgggggctggtgcgggggggggctctgggggagttgggtgcagtgaggctctggaaacaggaggctggcactgggagtgtctgggggggctctaaggggcgggggctggcactgagacatttgggatggggggctggcattgggggtagctgggtgcaggggactctggggtcagtggctggagccggggggtagtggaggagtagggggctctaggggttaggtcTGGCACGGGGGGGTTCTGGAGgctggggcttttggtggactggtaacattttatttgcatatttgttgttTGCATAGTGAATATgctaatatgcaaataagatgttaccggtccaccaaaagtttgtgaatggttttgcaggttgggaaccgctgttctGAGTAACTATAGACCTGTGAGTGACAGCTGTCCTCCTAGCGACACGTGTAGCTAATGACGTGTTACAATAAAGTAATAGAATTATGCCAGTTAACACGGGCAAATGGATTTTTCCAACTCTTTCTTGTAGTTGACCAAGGTAACGCTGCTGTGATACAAACGTCTCAGGCATTTGAGTTCTAAGCACCATATACCATCTTGTGTAAGAAACTAGAAAGATACCAATTCATGGTGCCCCAAAATGGAGAAGGCTAGCTGGCTGACGCGTAAACGGGGAATTATCTTTGAGAGGGGATTTTTAAGTGGGTTCCTCGGCAATTGGTTCTGGGCCCTACTTACAATCCCGTAGCCAAAAATGTTCCTGTGAGCATTGGCTGTATAAACGGGGGAATCCTGAATCGAGCGGAggttattttatttctgtatctGGTACTAGTGTGACCACTGCTGGACTAGCTCAGGAGTTGTCAGTTGCAGAAGGAtgttggaaaaattggagagggctcGGAGAAGAGTCACGAGAAGGactaaattgagtttgagacccctagtTAAAAGGGCTGTCTGGGTGATGGAGGAGTCTCCAGTCTATCAGAGAAAGATAAAACAAGAACCAAGGGCTGGAAGACTAAGCTGGAAAAACTTGGACTAGAAATAaaagggtaattaaccattggaacaattggCCAAGGGTCATGATGGCTGCTCTATGCCTGGAAATACATAGGTCAAGATTGGATCTTTCTGAAAAGTTCTATTTCAATCACAACTGTTTGGTCTTAGGATAGGAATTGATTCAGGGATGTCCGGGGGGCTGTTATGTGGGAGATCAAGTGAGATGAACCCAGTGGTCAGTTCTGGCCTTAATCGATTCATCTCTTTGTTTAAAATGCCCCGCCCTGTGTTCCCTGACTGATCTTTCCTTTCTCACAGGGTAGCCACAAATGTGGCTAGAAAACTTCTTGAAGAAAGAGGTAATTTGCCAATATTCATCACCGTGAACTCGCCCATGAGCTGGGAAGAGCAAGAGGCCGTCACGGCTCCCTGTGGTCGTGGCCAAACTCAGACAAGCCCCATGGTTGCTCTACCCTACGCTGGCTAGGGTCTGCTCCGAGGGCATCAGCCAGGACTCGCTGGAGGGCGCTGTACTTCTGGTGTTGCCTgggggggccggggtgggagaGTTGGGCGGTGCCAAgggagcagagagcagctgcccagtGCTGTCTGGGGCAGCCCTAGAAGTTGAGGTAACTTGAAGATGTTCCGAGCCTCTTCCATTTTCTCAATATGCAGCTGAGGGGGCCTGATCCCCCGCTCATTGTAGTCCCTGGAAAGGCCCCACAGCGGAGCAGGCCTCGTTTCAGGCATTAGGTGGAGCCCCTGAATAGTGGCAGAACAAGGGCCTATGTCTAAtctgttgtggggaggggtggaggaatAAAACAGCCGCTCGGCACATGAGAGCATCTGGCTTTCATAGACTTGACTCTCTAacttgcggggggcggggcttgagggggcggggcctgtggagCAGTGAGTCATGCAGGTGGGAGGCACAGAGGCAGCGCAAAGGATGTCGAATGGTCCCTCGCCTGATGAGTCTCCTCCCTCCTTACTGTTTCCAAGGCAACCAGGTGGACCTGATCGTTCTGGAATCTGCATACACCAACATTCGGGAGGCAGCCGCTCACATCCCCTTCACCAGAGTAAGGCCACCGATTCCCGGCCACCCGGCACCGCCGCGCGTGAAAACCGAGGGCACGTGGCCAGGGAGACTTGTCCAAGTGGCAGGGCTCGGGTGTCCCTGGCTGTCCCGTGAGGCTGGGCGGGAAGCATGTTATTTACACGGCTGACAGCTGGCGGTGGAGCTCTGGTGACCGACCAGCGTGCAGGCGTAGGAAGCGCAATGGCAGTCTTGTCTATGGAGGTCCTTTGGTAATAGGCCATCGCTGGGCTGAAAGCCATGTTGGGGAGCCATGAacgtgcgcgcgtgtgtgtgcgcgcgcccaCTAAGGCTGCTGTCCTACTGGTGTTATACAATATTTCATAGCATCCTAACACTGTGTCCCTCGGTGCAAACTGTAAGCCATGGCCGGGGGGCCAAAATGGGAACATGACATGGAGGCTTTAATGCAGCCATCTCAGGAGACCCTCTTAATCATTTAGCTAAAAAGGCAGACGTTGGTGAGACCCACCGTAAAGCAGGTAGCTTTAGGTACAGGGAAATGGCTGGTCGGTATTGACTAGTATCTCTGGATCAGTACGTGTTAGGGTTCCCTTTGGGGACGGAGGAAatcatccaaattccctccctctccccctcgtGTTACAAGACACGGAGGGTTTAGCTGGGAATGCGATGGGTTGTGTCTTGTTAAAAATGTGGGAGAGACCATGTGCAAACCCGCGTTCTGCATGGACTCCGGTTACAGTAGAAATGGAAGCTGGATGGCAGGAGACTCCCAACCCTCAGTAGTATTGGGGGTAGGAGCTGTCCAGCGTGACCCCCTGACACCAGCCTGTGAatctgggggaggagcaggggcagatatagggcagggcgaatggggcggccgccccgggccccgcgcttcagaaagccccgcgcatgcgccgtggcaaaggggggccccgtggaattatgctgcccggggccccgcaaaacggtcatctgcccctggggaggagagaaaccacccctccccctcggaCGTGCCTAAGAAGCCAGACTTGGGTGGGAAGAAGTAGCACCTGGGAGGTGTGGAAAAGACAGACCCTAAAGCATGTAACGTGAGTTTTCTGGCATGAAGCCTTAAAAGCGCGTGAGTTATAAATACAAACCTGGCAAAGCCGATCGCTCCCGCTTTCTCCCACAGATCTACCGCCAGTTCCCAGGGTTCGAGTACCTCGTCCTCGACTCCATGGCCCTGGGAGACATGTATTTCCGCAGCGACGAAAAGTGAGTCACGTTTCGGGGCCTACGGCGAGGCATCCGTTCCATTGCCCCCGTGTTCTCAAAGCTTTGCCCGAGGCTTGGCCCGCAGCCGGTTTAGCGGTGCAGTTTTATTATGGCCTAAGCTTCTGACCAAGTGAGTTGCCGCTCATGTAAGCTGATGCCATAATAAAATTCAGTCTGTAAGGTGCCTCCTCCATTCCCTCCCACTTTGGTCTGGCTGTGCTGTAGTTGGAACTCCTTGCTTTTTATCctgccctggcctctgtggaagggaatcaatttttctctctctttctaccACAGCCTTTCAAGTACTCGAAGGCCACTCCCATGTCCTGCCATCAATcgcctcttttccaaattaaccCTTGCCGGATCCTTCttaatccatctagctctttttttgagccctgttaaaagtcctagccttcaccacatcctctggcgaggagttccgcaggttgactgtgcgctgagtgaagaaaaacttccttttgttggttttaaacctgctgcccattaatttcatttggtgacccctagttcttatattgtgggaataaggaaataacttttccttatgctACCAAGTGAtgactgtctctcccccccccgccacacacacaagCCTATAACCCACCATGCCCATAGAAAGCGTTCAGCAACCCAGTCACTGCACAGTCTtgaagagggaaggaggaacTGGCAAAGCTAGGCCATTTTAAGTTTGGCGTTTGCTACAAGCAGCGTCACCGTGGCTCGAGGGTAAAATCCAGTATtccaaggccaggtctataccAGGGAActgtttcaaaattagtaaattcaacttaactcctgatttaacaaaattgaactagCGTGTCCTCGCTACGGGGAGCCTTGCAGTtactccgaggcaggctctgctaacatggacgcgctacctcagacttagagccccaagaagcactgggtgGGTggataattagttcaaattactctggggcatcgttacttcgaaatagcggcaCCCGTGCATCCACAGTCCTGCTATTTCGAACTGTTTCGGAAGgagtgttactcctgatgaaaagcaggagtccagatttcGAATTCCAcggccctttatttcaaaatgctgGTTGTGGGTTAGCgttctgcccccttctcctgcctggcAAGACACCGGAGGAGGCGGTATAAGGGACCCACTTGAGATAACGGGCTTGacctaagaggggttattttgaaatagtcctagtgtagactagggccaACAGGACCGTATTTATGCCTTCTGGGCTTCTGCATGTGTATGTGGGGAGTATTTCCATTCTCAGCAGTGTCCCAAAAATCAGACCTTTCTAAGGCCCTCTTTGTGCAGCTGGTAGCTAGGGTTGTGAACAACTAGTCACGTCCCCTcacccgcttgctgcctctctgaagtGCCCCTTCTCTTCCACCGCTGGCTTTCTGCTCCCCacggcgctttcgcctttgaaatgtagcaacagccctggggcggAGGCCCCCTTATCGACTCATGAAattatcaactattcaattagccaattaattgaaattttacatctgtACTGGGAGCATTCTGCTCCGGTCCGTcttaaacacaagggctacgtctagactagcatgattttccggaaatgcttttcacggaaaagttttccgtgaaaagcatttttgaaacagagcgtctagattggcacggatgcttttccgcaaaagcactttgtgaggaaaagcgtctgtgccaatctagacgcacttttccacaaaaaagccccgatcaccattttcgccatctgggcttttttgtggaaaacaaatctgagctgtctacactggctcttttgcgcaaaagttttgggacttttgcccaaacgggagcagcacagtatttctgcaagaagcactgatttcttacagtaggaagtcagtgcttttgcggaaattcaagcggctagtgtagacagctggcaagtttttccggaaaagcggctgattttctgtacaaactggccagtctagacacagccaaggcgTTCTCTGAACAGTACACGCTCCAGCTAAACTGTACGGCACTTAGGTGCAAAGTTCGTTAGGAATATTGGCTTGAGGGGTCGCTCTCCCTGCCCTAACACTGTGCACCAGGCTAATGAACCAGCTTCAACGTGCTCTGTTTTCCCCCGCAGTGTTAAAGTGCTCTCCAGTCCCCTCTTGATTCTGCATGCGGAAGATGATCCCGTCTTACCCGCCCACCTGGGTCAAAAGGTAACTCTtctcctcatagaatcatagaataataggactggaagggacctcaagaggtcatcgagtccagccccccgccctcaaggcaggaccaagctccatctacaccatccctgacagatgtctatctaacctgttcttaaatatctccagagagggagattccaccacctcccttggcaatttattccaatatttgaccaccctgacagttaggaattttttcctaatgtccaatctaaacctcccctgctgcactttaagcccattactccttgtcctgtcctcagaaaccaagaggaacaaattttctccttcctccttgtgacacccttttagatacaggcagtccccgggttacgtacaagatagggactgtaggtttgttcttaag encodes the following:
- the ABHD12B gene encoding protein ABHD12B, with the protein product MKRRSERGDAPSPGPQGEGPPPPRAAGDPPAAPPRHRRSRSSRLFSTLVLHLLVIYVSVPFLVRLFPALLNKFVFLNILAFPFVELGKPELWLNHTVNFYLTPEPEVSIGVWHVLPASRGTEAQGKDHSWYEEALADDNPVIIYLHGSGGNRASGHRVSLMKALSGAGFHILALDYRGYGDSTGYPSETGFTTDALFLYDWVKARSGNSTVAVWGHSLGSGVATNVARKLLEERGNQVDLIVLESAYTNIREAAAHIPFTRIYRQFPGFEYLVLDSMALGDMYFRSDENVKVLSSPLLILHAEDDPVLPAHLGQKLFEIALAAYENKDQVRLVSFPEQLGFAHENICSHPELPDIVKDFLKKFK